Genomic window (Oryza sativa Japonica Group chromosome 3, ASM3414082v1):
gtttataggtaattattgtatgaattggctactaaattagctatagatgatttggagccagtAGTCGGCTATAttagtattaaacttgctctaaacagTTTCTACTCCTGCTACACCATAAACAACTCACAAGTCGCATCTGCACAGAAATTTACTCCAACTAATTGACTTGCTCATTGCATCCCAGTTAGGTCTTCATCACACATGACACAGGATTCCCATGACACATGCATGGTGGTTTCGAGATTTCTCATTGTCTGTTATCTGAAACCTGAAGGCTGAAACTCTCCACGGCCATGGAGAGGACCGGCGCCCACGGCGGCAAACGCTTGCTGCctcgcctcctcttcctcgccgcccTGTCGGTCACGCCGTGGCTTCTCATCTTCTGCCTCCACTTCTCCGTCTTCGATGGCGCACCGCCGGTCAGCTCGCCAGCGGCGCGCCAgtcgctcgtcgccgtcgtgtccGAGGGCGGCGAGGACTCGCAGCGTTTTCTCCTCGAGCAAGAGGAGCAGCTCAGGAGGCTCCCGTCCGCACGCGACgtcacgacgacgacggcggcggcggtggctggggaCGCGCACGCCTGCGAGGGGCGGTACGTGTACATCCACGACCTGCCGCCGCGGttcaacgacgacatcctcCGCAACTGCCGCGAGTGGTACCAGTGGATCAACATGTGCGTGTACCTCAgcaacggcggcctcggcgAGCCGGTGGACAACGCGGACGGCGCGTTCGCCGACGAGGGGTGGTACGCCACGGACCACTTCGGCCTCGACGTCATCTTCCACAGCCGCATCAAGCAGTACGAGTGCCTCACCGACgactcctcccgcgccgccgccgtcttcgtgCCGTTCTACGCCGGCTTCGACGTCGTGCAGCACCTGTGGGGCAGCAACGCGTCGGTCAAGGACGCCGCGTCGCTGGAGCTCGTCGACTGGCTCACGCGTCGCCCCGAGTGGCGCTCCATGGGCGGCCGCGACCACTTCGTGATGTCCGGGAGGACGGCGTGGGACCACCAGCGGCAGACGGACAGCGACTCGGAGTGGGGCAACAAGTTCCTCCGGCTGCCGGCCGTGCAGAACATGACGGTGCTCTTCGTCGAGAAGACGCCATGGACGGAGCACGACTTCGCCGTGCCGTACCCGACCTACTTCCACCCGGCGAAGGACGCCGAGATCTTCCAGTGGCAGCAGCGGATGCGCGGCATGAAGCGCGAGTGGCTCTTCACCTTCGCCGGCGGCACGCGCCCCGGTGACCCCAACTCCATCCGGCACCACCTCATCCGGCAATGCGGCGCGTCCAGCCTCTGCAACCTGATCCAGTGCCGGAAGGGCGAGAAGAAGTGCCTCATCCCGAGCACGTTCATGCGCGTGTTCCAGGGCACGCGCTTCTGCCTGCAGCCGCCGGGCGACACGTACACGCGGCGGTCGGCGTTCGACGCCATGCTCGCCGGCTGCGTGCCGGTGTTCTTCCACCCGGCGTCCGCGTACACGCAGTACAAGTGGCACCTCCCCGACGTGCACGAAACCTACTCGGTGTTCATCGCCGAGGAGGACATCCGCAGCGGCAACGTGAGCGTAGAGGAGACGCTCCGGAGGATCCCGCCGGACGTCGCGGAGAAGATGACGGAGACGGTGATCAGCCTCGTGCCGAGGCTGCTCTACGCGGACCCTAGGTCGAAGCTGGAGACGGTCAAGGACGCCGTGGATTTGACGGTGGAGGCGGTCATCGAGAGGGTCAAGAAGCTGAGGAAGGAGATGCACGGCGCCGGCGCGTCGTCGCGACTCTCAACGGCATTAGGTGcaaacaccaatggaggtttcCAATCGAGTTAGACCAGATGACAAAAATAGTTAAAAGGGATATGATAGTTAAGTTGGAGAGCAAAACATGGGATTTGAAGGAGTTTGATTTCATGTTTAAGAAAACGTAATTTGATTTCACCTCACCGTACGTAGGTGGCCGAATGCTGAAGCATGCGTGTCTCTATTGGTTGTGGGTAGGCTGAAATAAAATTTTGATCCGTGCTTCGTGGAAATGGATTTTCAGCCGAGAGGATGTCTCTCGCATGCCATCTAACAAATGAGCTTTGACATCACAAATTAATACGTGATATATCGCTTGAAGTTAAAATTCAACCCAAGTCATCGcaaaagaaataaattaaactCTAAATAGTTCATGTACTTGTGtaagttgaatttaaatattcATGTTTGTAAATTGATATATCAAATACTAACTTCTCTttccatttgaaaaaaaaagcgtTTAGACCATAAGAAACGAGTGACACCTCCTTTTGGAGAAAAATACTTTCCCAGTGCTTCATACACAGTAGCTTTTGTAACTAGTGTTATACATTACGACCGCTAGGATCTCTTTGATTCGGCAAGAAGATTGCAAGGGCTCGGGTAGGCTGTGCATGGGAAAAGACTTTTCATACAAAAGGAAAGGATTAATTAAAGAGAACCAGAGAATTGAATAGGTATGGAATTAATCTTCTTCATAGCTTTTGATTTATTTGGTAATAAAAGGATTAACCGACCAAGACCAGGAAAGGAAATGGTGGCAGCTCGCGAGTGGTGGCCGGCAATCGACGAGATATTTAACTATCTGCCAtatttagatgtggcaattaactatttgacactagacccacatgtcatagacacgtGTGGATCCACGTGTCATTAAGATaggggtggcaaatagttaattgccaaatctaaaagtggcaaatagttaaatgccccGCAATCTACACGCCTTGAGCCATTTAGGCATATCTTTGATGTGCCGCCGCTCGCTTGTGGCCATTGCGCTACGAGGAGTAGGCGTAGTGAAAGAGAATAAAACTCCGACCTTGTCGTGTAACACTCCAATCGTTGTGTGGGCCGTTGGGCTTTAGCTTTTCTATTCAGCTTTGGGCTTTAATTCTTCTCggacttttttattttctaaaggaataagttcacttagtGACCATCAAAAGTGATTGAAATCTAATCCgtaaccctaaaccacaaaaccggatttggaggacggttttgctgacgtggcgcctatgtggcgGTATTGACCGGGTCTCCTTTACAAGTGGCGTTGAGGTGGCAtttagaatttaaaaatatatgtgggacccatttgtaaGTGACACAttaaaaattgtgggacccacgtgtcccttctctctctcccctccctccagttccttctccctcctcgccgctccctctccctctctcctgcggcgggcggcgagggccggagcggcggcgggcggagacggcggaggcgcgggcgtGGCACGGCGGCCTGCGACTGCGAGCGGCGGAGAtgcgggagtggcggcggcaggcACTGGACGGCGGGCAgcttcaccgcctcctcgccgacgacgaccaggCGTTTGagcaggaggacggcggtggGAGGCACACGCGGCAggttcgacgacgacgacgacgtcctccACCGTCCAGATTGGGTGATTGGCTCCGGCGTGCTGGCACTAGCGTGGAGCGTGGCGCAGCTGGGTTGGGTGGCCGGGCCGCTTGCCCTCGCCGGCTTCGCCTGCGTCACCTACTACACCTCCACCCTGCTCGCCAACGCCTACCGCGCGCCGCACCCCGTCACCGGCACCAGGGACCGCACCTACATGGACGCCGTCAGATCATACCTCAGTAAGTACTCACCTCCTCAACAAacgccatttttttttctttctcatctCCATCTTGTTGGTTAAACTGAACGCAATGCCAAAATATTTTCAGGTCCTAGAGAGGTGTTCCGTGTTCATGTGCGGAATCTCCCAGTACGTCAACCTGTGGGGCACCATGGTCGGCTACACAATCACCGCAACCATAAGCATGGTGTGAGTAACCGAACAGATCACCCCAACTCCCCTCCGAACTGAACTTCGCCATCGGTCAGGCTACTAAATTTCGTCTGTTTTTATTTCCGTTGTGTTGGCCACCGGCGCCCCCTGCGCCGTCCCCCGCCGCGGGCACCGGCCCCGACTTGGACCGTGTCGAcatgagcggcggcggtgacggtggaggacgtcgtcgtcatcgaccccgccgccgtcttcttgcTCGAACGACTGGTCGCCGTCGGCGAAGAGGCGGTGGAGCTCaggccgggcgccgccgccgccactcccgcgTCTCCGCTGCTCGCAGTGACATGCCGCCGCGCCACTCCCATGCCtacgccgcccgccaccgccgccgctccggccctcgccgcccgccgcaggagagaggaagagagagagagggagcggcgaggagggagaagaacTGGAGGGAGGGCAGAGAGAagggacacgtgggtcccacaattttttttatgtgccACTGACAAAtggtcccacacatatttttaaaCTCTAAATGCCACCTCAACGCCACGTGTAAAGAAGACccggtcaataccgccacgtaggcgccacgtcaacaAAACCGTCCTTCAAAACcgccaagggagtcaaattgcaccggttttaagagtttgggtGTCGAGATATCCGGTCTTGTGGTTTAGGGTTATGGATTAGATTTTGATCGCTTTTGAGGGTCACTAAGTGTACTTATTCCTTTTCTAAAAGAAGAGGCCGAAACAACAAACTATGGGCCATGATGGGCTGAAACCTGAAAGAAGATCTAGAACTCCACGGATTGTGGCCCATTTATCTAATGTTCCTTTGtgggtttttcttttatgacgaacttaaaaaaatgcccgtgcgttgcaacgggtgaaggctattttaatcttattatcgttatacggtttagttaatatgaaatttactgtgagaattcgcttgtatatatatttttctagaaaatcatgatcTGAGAATtcgtttggatatatatttttctaaaaaatcatgagttgcaattaggagtctgatcatctcaagttagcatgcgagtttttttaaagagatttcttatacgactccatccatatttccaaaagcgaacgaacttaaaatcccgactcaaatacggatctatattttcaaaagcaaacaaacttaaaaaccgactcatacacggatgtcGTATCATTATACGACAGTACCGGCAAAAAATcttcaattttaatttttatataaatagtaGAGATAAGATAAAGATACATGTGCATAGTAGCTTGATTGAATATTTCTCTGATTAGGTTTTCGTATTTCTCTTGGCAACCGTGATCGATCGGTTGCTGTTCTTGATCGTCTTGCTGCACGCGTGGATTTTCGATATGTGGGTAGTAATAGATCTCGGCTTTAatatcatgatttttttaaaatctttTTGAAACACGTATAAACAGCAGATCGTATTGGATTGAGTTTCTGATAAACACAGTAGGAATTCTTCTCGATACAGTGTGCGTGTAGAGAAAAATCAACAAATCAACAATGGTATGTCTTGCTGCTTGCCTCGGTGCACGGCGACACAACTGACTGCTGCTGGTTGGTGTTGATATAGGTGCGCGACAGCAGGTTCCAAACCGTGTTGCCGAACAGATCGCATCGGCAAGATGACAACTTCGCGATGGTGGTTGGTTCGTGACAATGCACTGGACGAAACACAATCGGCCGAAGGCACTGATCCGAACAAGCAAATTTTGGAAAATCCAATGTTTAAAGCTCATACACAGTGGGAcaaataaatagttaaattgacagtgtgtcacgccccgaactagccccgaacggagctagcccgtgacgctccaaattaacctgttaatcgataacagtcccaggaaacagtgtcGGTATCACAAGAAGACATAATATCAcggcaacagaggtctctttattacagagtaggagtacagtcatgttgggctgcggatagttcccgagctcacaactgcattacaaaagggaaagcggaagccaagacttggaccattcatcacaggcgcgacttgggaactaggtcgaaaccctaaaactcatcgtagctgacttgctcctggaagaactcctcatcagcaggatccacatcatcttcttccacaactaggggggattatttatatagagcaagggtgagtacaggagtactcagcaagccatgggaattaagtgtttaatgtagacttcaaaggaaaggctgttgtttttgcaattggttttatttaaactcctttttgaaacaactaagtgagtgcttctcaaacgacacggattaGACAGTgcatctcgtccggtcggagtatgtgcaatgtatcaatctttgaattgattcaaagttggcacccggccaacggctttcaaacggccacccgggcctggctgatcccatcagccgcagattttccaaacatcgaacccattccacaatagtaatttcacaagcagtagtcaaacaaaactacgctaggaatcacctcacatccgcccatgaccgtgggcacggctgttcgaatagtttaataacctctacagagggggtacactttacccacacgacattactaacccggatcacccagcccgtgcagaatgGCCACGTCTGGAGACTttgaggctttcatgacaaggcgcatttcgaaagccgacacaggttcaccatatgccaacgagaggggtcccagaccaacaccaggttagttcccagaccatactgtgccaggaaacccgggggttctccccagcaccaccccgttgaatccacatgtctcttggcatcatggctcccccgattagctaattactcagccaggggcgtcccattacacctatgtggtcgcacttgtcttatgttcggatgaaattccaaggaaacagTCCTTAAGTgtaagagcgggaaaccgtactcccGGTACGTCCTCTGGTTtgtggttttggaaattcatttagttcgcaagcaccgacccaggtgtcgggttttccaaatcttttgtaaaaccccaagttttacccatcgttggatattttaaatttgaagggAAGTGTTCCAATGCTCGAGCCCGAAGGCCcgtgcatcgaagcacaacagtCGACAAAGGAGGTctaagtgttcaataattcaaggagggtaattgcagcaattgGGATTGGGACCAGCAGGCTATCTCACAAGCCGCGGCCGAATTACTCGTGTTAAtcctattcatgcaatatttgcggaaaagaaatacttagatttaaattataggtgtaagatgatcaaaggtgacttgccttgctcgagatcttgagctagatcctcgaaatcctcgcactgcgggtcttcaggctccgaaactacacgcgaaacgggacaactcaacaaacggcgaaaataaagcccaattattgacctctaaacgtgctattaaatagatctcgagatttgaggaattttgggagttgaacggagtcaaacggacatacggttgagaagatattgaatttctaagattattggatttttggtctaaaggaaaaaggatttaattaaacccttttgaaaagaaaagaaagagggaggggaaacaGACTTCCCTcggacggctagggcgcggcctgAGAGAAAGGggtggctcggccgagcttaatgggccggccggcccgagaaggcggcccaaggcacgcgcgggaggggaggagagagggagcagGTGGGCCGGATCCAtctcgcgtggtcccgagtgggacccgcttgtcggcggctcggctcaccgtgagcgaggagCACGTGACGCGACGCTAGGGTTTGGAGCGGGGCACGAtgcacgcgcgcggctcgcggtgggtgcggatgcggcgggcccacgcgcagcctcacggctcatggtggaccgcgcgcgcgagcggggcAGAGGGGAGCGGCGGACCGGGGTCGGCTTGACCCAGTCTTGGCTGAGCTAGCGCCgacatggcgcctacgtggctgccacgtgggccggcgggaggttgaagaaggcGACGGCCGGAACGGACAGCGGACGGCGGCTGCAAATGGCGGGACGAACCACGACGATacaggcaaaagcgagcacaccgggtggttgcacgagacgaggggagacgagccaatggctcggattcgccggagggagttcgacggcggcggattgcggcggcggcaaccggcggcgagaaaaGAGGGAAACGGCAACGACGCGACTAGGGTTCGATTCCTCCGgactagagcatctacgcggccaccGTAGTCCGTTTCTAGCATCGGATTAGACGGAGACACTACAAGAGAGGCCGGCGACGTGCgggcgctacggagcacgggcggtgatggcggcgagtacacagcgagcggcggtagcggtcggggcggcgccagctatcTACGGGGAGGCTATACGAGCttctaccgaaaactaaggggaagAGGAcgaacgaggagggagaacggggaggaggcactaccgtgcggggtgAAGGGGCGCAATGACGATGGCCGACGGTGCGGGGCGTGAtcgctccggcctcgggccggggaagaggaaggagagggtgcgCCCGGAGTCCACGTCACGCgtcctcgctcgtgccggctcctccgacacgtgCGACGACGGCGAACAGGGCAGGGCGCGGCAATGGCGAGGGCGAAAACGGGGAAGATTGGTTTGGGGAGGGGCTCGGGTTTatagggcggcaatgtcggtttgggagggaGGAACCGACATTGGGCGGTCAAGCCAGCGAGCTGGCTCTCCGACTAGCGGCCAAAACgacgacagggaggatgacgctggcggggggaaaaagaagaaaagaaagagggaaaGGAGACTTGACtcttgccactttgggaaaagaaggaaggagggagagggcgacgaggcagtgggaggaggagctctgcctccaacCCTTGGAAGCatgcgcggtggtggcggggccgggtcgtgacgacggtgatgacggcgggggcggtTTGGAAGGGCGCGGCTAcagggcggcaggcgcgggctcaggcgcggcagggcacgcgcgctggctcacgggcagggcgcggcgcgggcggcgcagcgcggcaggGTGAGGGGCCGGACGGCGCAGGCACGGGCAGCAGGCGGCTGACGAGCGGcgaccgcgcgggcgcgcgcgcgaggtaACGGCGCGCGGGGAGTTTGCCGGGGATGGAGCGGGGAGGGAGAGCgggagaacgagagagagagggagagatcggcTCGGCATCAGCTCACGCGCGTGCGCACGCGCACGCGGTGCACGGGCAGAGCGAGGGGAGtgctgagggagagagagagagagatgggccgagaggaaatcggcccatcgaacctgagagaggaaaaatagacttttgtagaggaatttgatttgggaaggatttggattcgggatttgaatttgacgatagatcggggattcgaGATCAGGGATTGGCACATAGactgacaacaagcaaagaaacaaatttcgcaattagggtttttagaatttaaattttcccgctaggcgccacgacggaacgggcgctacacagTGATTGTGTTGCGAGGTGGATTTGGACACAACGACTTACCAAGCCACCgtcaaaaacatcttcaatttttataatagtagagattagcACCAGACAATGTGATGATTCATTGAAtagaacatgaaaaaaaaatacaagactATTGCCTTAAGACAGTagccaagaaaaaggaaaaaaccacCATCATCACGCGCCAACAACACCTACACACAACCCAGTAGAAAGCTAGCGTTGGACCGACTGCCACTAGGCCAATAGGATAGCAACATCGGGACtgcccaaaaaccaaaactaaCAACCGGGCACCAAGCTCAACCCTATTTACACCTTTGGGATTAAGgggggagagggtgagagagaagaatggatcCCTTCTCCCCCCTACAGCCCGCCAACATAGCCAACTTGCATAAGCTAGGCCGCCACTGTAAGAGGATAACATGCATTTAGAGAGAGCTTACTCCAATTACCAGAGAAAGTTTTTGGAAAGGGGCCTCCTAGACGTCTCCAGGGAGATCAACGACGatgagcaccgccgccgtcgtccgttGAGGTCTTAGGGAGAACTACaacaaggttttcacccgccaGCTATAACAGAAAAAAGGGATGGCTCGACAACGTCCTCAAGAAGGAAGATGATACTCGAAGTGCCGTCGTTGTCGTCCGGTACAGTCGGGCTAGGTTTTCACCCACTGCCTGCCCCCTATCGATCCACAGTTATCGCTTCATTACTCCACCACCGGCCATCCTTTGTGAGCACGTGGACACCACCGCATCGACGTccccgccggccagcctccGCGGGTCTTGTGGGCTTATATATAATCGCCTAACATTTCTCTGCATGCATTCGGCCCAACATGTAGGAACTAGGAAATAAGACGAGGTTCAACCGAACTAGGTCACTGCCATTGCGGGTCGTGCCAAAATATTCTGGAAGCTTCTAGAAGCTAGAACCATCTGGTCTAGGATTTTACTGGGAGATATAGCTGGGCTCCAATCACATGGTAAGCCCAATTTaacttggaaaaagtacacgcAAGGCCCTCAAGATACAAAGCCGTctctcaaccacaaaaccggatatccggcatccctcaacttataaaactggtccctcggcagttttaaccccggttttgtcccacgtggcgactgactcagcgtgggacccacgtgggccccacgtatCAGTATGAAATGTCATCTCTGTTTCCCCTCTTTTCTCGTCTCTCTCTTCTATCTCAGGTGACGGTGGTCGCGACTCCGGCGGTgaagggcggtggccggccCGGAGCTCGGCGGGGCGAGGCAAGAGAGACTGCGCGAGCTCAAGACGTGGTTCTCCGGACCACTCCACGCGGAGTCGGCGCCGGGCTGCGGGCGGAGCGCGGCGGGCGAGAGCGGcgatgggcgggcggcgggcaaGCTCCAGGTCGCTCCGTGCGAGTCACGTCA
Coding sequences:
- the LOC4331597 gene encoding xyloglucan galactosyltransferase KATAMARI1 homolog; protein product: MERTGAHGGKRLLPRLLFLAALSVTPWLLIFCLHFSVFDGAPPVSSPAARQSLVAVVSEGGEDSQRFLLEQEEQLRRLPSARDVTTTTAAAVAGDAHACEGRYVYIHDLPPRFNDDILRNCREWYQWINMCVYLSNGGLGEPVDNADGAFADEGWYATDHFGLDVIFHSRIKQYECLTDDSSRAAAVFVPFYAGFDVVQHLWGSNASVKDAASLELVDWLTRRPEWRSMGGRDHFVMSGRTAWDHQRQTDSDSEWGNKFLRLPAVQNMTVLFVEKTPWTEHDFAVPYPTYFHPAKDAEIFQWQQRMRGMKREWLFTFAGGTRPGDPNSIRHHLIRQCGASSLCNLIQCRKGEKKCLIPSTFMRVFQGTRFCLQPPGDTYTRRSAFDAMLAGCVPVFFHPASAYTQYKWHLPDVHETYSVFIAEEDIRSGNVSVEETLRRIPPDVAEKMTETVISLVPRLLYADPRSKLETVKDAVDLTVEAVIERVKKLRKEMHGAGASSRLSTALGANTNGGFQSS